One segment of Ipomoea triloba cultivar NCNSP0323 chromosome 12, ASM357664v1 DNA contains the following:
- the LOC115999249 gene encoding uncharacterized protein LOC115999249 isoform X1, translated as MESLYGERGAGGKLKNPPSRKPPASPYARPPATPATRIGSNGWLSKLVDPAYQLISSSATRIFPSFFSKSPSDVPPLLSIAQSNGVEVAEVIPNSRDEENCTPSHVSRSTEGMGASLQFDTLKKITECERLEQEKPETSDDDSIVSRIEQLMKGKAFSRDEIIHLIEILNSKVDEQENNQKCMTAERDNERVLLLHETPRKLSERKLENMTRALPGPSTPIPESSVPEVSGSPIDIAIAYMGSQISDQTLGPNFVLIKDEPDPVNDICASEPVITSPSSKPSTSWPGALVPEQPGRFGFHEFSRTPYSRTLLSKSRTKSQADSRCLESSVKPFPQSQTSKYGQVRTKSDVYDYGYGSAGPIRRIRNRFSSESHHTGSIFLNSSKPTHSPIEKLTASKIFLPSIGKNMEIGESSGTSMPDIKGACTSGHAFPSEATTRMIIDHLNRHKPTPKEKAAELKLATEWNKSPGAEVSDARPNESALPQHLGNSKVGKRTELANPESLKGRGSDKDDYQVKSEERSMRVAEVAKDASALTSIKAGDFGVKTDASTEPSLDFKSTNSQFKSSISNFHDMSSDQDFVGSSSGQKATNQNLSFQHQSNGQNVSTTSRSIAAHTSGTKPTLPFISISKPHPRSAVSYDNSFGFTFPVPASSGSEPPTPSMALFSPSVIPPSIEPSAAAPSYSFGTKISSSQHLVFSFPSSGSAVQSDTSGIQFNFGADRKTTRLSFGKAVC; from the exons ATGGAGTCTCTATACGGAGAAAGAGGAGCCGGAGGGAAGCTCAAGAATCCACCTTCAAGGAAGCCGCCGGCTTCTCCGTACGCTCGGCCTCCTGCTACTCCGGCGACTCGGATTGGGAGCAATGGTTGGCTTTCTAAACTCGTCGATCCCGCCTACCAACTCATCTCGAGCAGCGCTACCAGGATTTTCCCCTCATTCTTTTCCAAGTCCCCCTCCGATGTTCCTCCTCTTCTTTCTATCGCTCAAAGCAACG GTGTAGAAGTTGCGGAGGTGATTCCAAATTCAAGGGATGAAGAGAATTGCACCCCTAGT CATGTATCCAGATCTACTGAAGGAATGGGTGCCAGTCTACAGTTTGATACATTGAAGAAAATTACGGAATGTGAAAGGTTGGAGCAAGAGAAACCAGAGACTTCTGATGATGATTCTATTGTTTCCAGAATTGAGCAATTGATGAAGGGGAAAGCATTTTCTAG GGATGAAATAATTCATTTGATTGAGATCTTGAATTCTAAAGTTGATGAACAAGAAAATAACCAAAAATGCATGACAGCTGAAAGAGACAATGAAAGGGTTCTTTTATTGCATGAAACACCAAGAAAATTAAGTGAACGAAAACTGGAAAACATGACTAGAGCTCTGCCGGGACCTTCAACACCTATTCCTGAATCAAGT GTGCCAGAAGTTAGTGGTTCACCCATTGATATTGCAATAGCTTATATGGGAAGCCAAATTTCAGATCAAACCCTTGGCCCTAATTTTGTTCTTATAAAGGATGAACCAGATCCTGTAAATGATATATGTGCATCAGAACCAGTTATTACTTCACCATCATCAAAGCCTTCCACTAGTTGGCCTGGGGCATTAGTGCCAGAGCAGCCAGGCAGATTTGGGTTCCATGAATTTTCTAGGACTCCATATTCTAGAACTTTATTATCAAAGTCTAGAACCAAG TCACAAGCTGATAGCAGGTGCCTGGAATCTTCAGTAAAACCTTTTCCACAATCCCAAACCTCAAAATATGGACAG GTGAGGACAAAGAGTGATGTGTATGACTATGGCTATGGATCAGCAGGGCCTATTAGGAGAATACGTAATAGATTTAGTTCAGAATCTCACCACACGGGATCTATTTTCCTGAATTCATCCAAACCTACTCATTCGCCTATTGAAAAGCTAACTGCTTCTAAAATATTCTTGCCTTCTATTGGAAAGAACATGGAAATTGGAGAAAGTAGTGGGACATCAATGCCAGACATAAAAGGGGCATGCACCTCTGGACATGCTTTCCCAAGTGAGGCAACTACAAGAATGATAATAGATCACCTTAACAGGCACAAACCCACACCTAAAGAAAAGGCAGCTGAACTGAAGCTGGCCACTGAATGGAATAAATCACCTGGTGCTGAAGTTTCTGATGCAAGACCAAATGAGAGCGCATTGCCGCAACATTTAGGCAACTCTAAAGTCGGTAAGAGGACAGAGTTGGCCAACCCAGAATCTCTCAAGGGAAGAGGTTCTGATAAAGACGATTATCAGGTGAAATCCGAGGAGAGAAGTATGAGAGTAGCTGAAGTTGCTAAAGATGCAAGTGCTCTAACCTCCATCAAAGCTGGTGATTTTGGCGTGAAGACTGATGCCAGTACAGAACCTTCGTTGGATTTTAAGAGTAccaattcacaattcaaaaGTTCCATTTCTAATTTTCATGACATGAGTTCTGATCAG GACTTTGTAGGCTCTAGCAGTGGGCAGAAAGcaacaaatcaaaatttgtcTTTTCAGCATCAAAGTAATGGGCAGAATGTCTCTACTACATCCAGATCAATAGCAGCACACACCTCTGGAACAAAACCAACCTTGCCATTTATTTCTATAAGTAAACCTCACCCTAGATCTGCTGTTTCCTATGATAATAGTTTTGGATTCACTTTTCCAGTTCCTGCATCATCTGGTTCTGAACCACCAACACCCTCCATGGCATTATTCTCTCCCAGTGTTATACCACCTTCAATAGAACCATCTGCTGCTGCTCCTTCTTACAGTTTTGGTACTAAGATATCATCTTCCCAACACCTAGTTTTCTCTTTTCCATCTTCAGGCAGTGCTGTCCAGTCTGACACTTCAGGAATTCAATTCAACTTTGGGGCAGATAGGAAGACCACAAGGTTATCTTTCGGTAAAGCTGTCTGTTAG
- the LOC115999249 gene encoding uncharacterized protein LOC115999249 isoform X2, producing the protein MKRIAPLVSTEGMGASLQFDTLKKITECERLEQEKPETSDDDSIVSRIEQLMKGKAFSRDEIIHLIEILNSKVDEQENNQKCMTAERDNERVLLLHETPRKLSERKLENMTRALPGPSTPIPESSVPEVSGSPIDIAIAYMGSQISDQTLGPNFVLIKDEPDPVNDICASEPVITSPSSKPSTSWPGALVPEQPGRFGFHEFSRTPYSRTLLSKSRTKSQADSRCLESSVKPFPQSQTSKYGQVRTKSDVYDYGYGSAGPIRRIRNRFSSESHHTGSIFLNSSKPTHSPIEKLTASKIFLPSIGKNMEIGESSGTSMPDIKGACTSGHAFPSEATTRMIIDHLNRHKPTPKEKAAELKLATEWNKSPGAEVSDARPNESALPQHLGNSKVGKRTELANPESLKGRGSDKDDYQVKSEERSMRVAEVAKDASALTSIKAGDFGVKTDASTEPSLDFKSTNSQFKSSISNFHDMSSDQDFVGSSSGQKATNQNLSFQHQSNGQNVSTTSRSIAAHTSGTKPTLPFISISKPHPRSAVSYDNSFGFTFPVPASSGSEPPTPSMALFSPSVIPPSIEPSAAAPSYSFGTKISSSQHLVFSFPSSGSAVQSDTSGIQFNFGADRKTTRLSFGKAVC; encoded by the exons ATGAAGAGAATTGCACCCCTAGT ATCTACTGAAGGAATGGGTGCCAGTCTACAGTTTGATACATTGAAGAAAATTACGGAATGTGAAAGGTTGGAGCAAGAGAAACCAGAGACTTCTGATGATGATTCTATTGTTTCCAGAATTGAGCAATTGATGAAGGGGAAAGCATTTTCTAG GGATGAAATAATTCATTTGATTGAGATCTTGAATTCTAAAGTTGATGAACAAGAAAATAACCAAAAATGCATGACAGCTGAAAGAGACAATGAAAGGGTTCTTTTATTGCATGAAACACCAAGAAAATTAAGTGAACGAAAACTGGAAAACATGACTAGAGCTCTGCCGGGACCTTCAACACCTATTCCTGAATCAAGT GTGCCAGAAGTTAGTGGTTCACCCATTGATATTGCAATAGCTTATATGGGAAGCCAAATTTCAGATCAAACCCTTGGCCCTAATTTTGTTCTTATAAAGGATGAACCAGATCCTGTAAATGATATATGTGCATCAGAACCAGTTATTACTTCACCATCATCAAAGCCTTCCACTAGTTGGCCTGGGGCATTAGTGCCAGAGCAGCCAGGCAGATTTGGGTTCCATGAATTTTCTAGGACTCCATATTCTAGAACTTTATTATCAAAGTCTAGAACCAAG TCACAAGCTGATAGCAGGTGCCTGGAATCTTCAGTAAAACCTTTTCCACAATCCCAAACCTCAAAATATGGACAG GTGAGGACAAAGAGTGATGTGTATGACTATGGCTATGGATCAGCAGGGCCTATTAGGAGAATACGTAATAGATTTAGTTCAGAATCTCACCACACGGGATCTATTTTCCTGAATTCATCCAAACCTACTCATTCGCCTATTGAAAAGCTAACTGCTTCTAAAATATTCTTGCCTTCTATTGGAAAGAACATGGAAATTGGAGAAAGTAGTGGGACATCAATGCCAGACATAAAAGGGGCATGCACCTCTGGACATGCTTTCCCAAGTGAGGCAACTACAAGAATGATAATAGATCACCTTAACAGGCACAAACCCACACCTAAAGAAAAGGCAGCTGAACTGAAGCTGGCCACTGAATGGAATAAATCACCTGGTGCTGAAGTTTCTGATGCAAGACCAAATGAGAGCGCATTGCCGCAACATTTAGGCAACTCTAAAGTCGGTAAGAGGACAGAGTTGGCCAACCCAGAATCTCTCAAGGGAAGAGGTTCTGATAAAGACGATTATCAGGTGAAATCCGAGGAGAGAAGTATGAGAGTAGCTGAAGTTGCTAAAGATGCAAGTGCTCTAACCTCCATCAAAGCTGGTGATTTTGGCGTGAAGACTGATGCCAGTACAGAACCTTCGTTGGATTTTAAGAGTAccaattcacaattcaaaaGTTCCATTTCTAATTTTCATGACATGAGTTCTGATCAG GACTTTGTAGGCTCTAGCAGTGGGCAGAAAGcaacaaatcaaaatttgtcTTTTCAGCATCAAAGTAATGGGCAGAATGTCTCTACTACATCCAGATCAATAGCAGCACACACCTCTGGAACAAAACCAACCTTGCCATTTATTTCTATAAGTAAACCTCACCCTAGATCTGCTGTTTCCTATGATAATAGTTTTGGATTCACTTTTCCAGTTCCTGCATCATCTGGTTCTGAACCACCAACACCCTCCATGGCATTATTCTCTCCCAGTGTTATACCACCTTCAATAGAACCATCTGCTGCTGCTCCTTCTTACAGTTTTGGTACTAAGATATCATCTTCCCAACACCTAGTTTTCTCTTTTCCATCTTCAGGCAGTGCTGTCCAGTCTGACACTTCAGGAATTCAATTCAACTTTGGGGCAGATAGGAAGACCACAAGGTTATCTTTCGGTAAAGCTGTCTGTTAG